A stretch of Paenibacillus sp. URB8-2 DNA encodes these proteins:
- a CDS encoding DUF2161 family putative PD-(D/E)XK-type phosphodiesterase, translating into MAVKRETELYAPLKFFFERQGYVIKGEVRSCDLVGVREDGEPPLIVEMKKTFNLSLLLQGIERLKLSPVVYLAVERCREKKGAASQRWGELSSLCRRLGLGLVTVVFYKTKAPLVEVLAEPEAPAGPVRSGGRRRERLLHEFRERSGDYNTGGSARVKLVTAYREKALRVAAALEAAEREAAEREAALAAAVGEPRSAAGTGGGTAAAKPVAVAGGAATRSAPPRGVTPAELRRRSGVPAAAAILQNNYYGWFKRVARGRYTLEAAGSAALLEYAAVSVSQSLADRINAGED; encoded by the coding sequence ATGGCGGTGAAGCGCGAAACAGAACTGTATGCTCCTTTAAAATTTTTTTTTGAACGACAAGGCTATGTGATCAAGGGCGAGGTGCGCTCCTGCGACTTGGTCGGCGTCCGGGAAGACGGAGAACCGCCGCTGATTGTGGAGATGAAGAAGACCTTCAACCTCTCCCTGCTGCTGCAGGGGATCGAGCGGCTGAAGCTGAGTCCGGTTGTCTATTTGGCGGTCGAGAGATGCCGGGAGAAAAAAGGGGCCGCGAGCCAGCGCTGGGGCGAACTGAGCAGCCTGTGCCGCCGCCTGGGACTCGGGCTCGTCACTGTCGTCTTCTACAAGACGAAGGCCCCGCTAGTGGAGGTGCTGGCGGAGCCTGAGGCGCCAGCGGGCCCGGTCCGGAGCGGCGGGCGGCGGCGGGAGCGCCTGCTCCATGAGTTCCGCGAGCGCAGCGGTGACTACAACACGGGCGGCAGCGCGCGCGTGAAGCTCGTCACCGCCTACCGCGAGAAGGCGCTGCGCGTAGCCGCCGCGCTGGAGGCCGCGGAGCGCGAGGCCGCGGAGCGCGAGGCCGCCCTGGCCGCCGCCGTGGGCGAGCCGCGCTCTGCCGCGGGGACCGGCGGCGGCACGGCGGCGGCGAAGCCCGTCGCCGTGGCCGGGGGCGCGGCGACGAGGAGCGCGCCGCCGAGGGGCGTGACGCCGGCGGAGCTACGCCGGCGCAGCGGGGTGCCCGCGGCGGCGGCCATCCTACAGAACAACTACTACGGCTGGTTCAAGCGGGTCGCCCGCGGCCGGTATACGCTTGAGGCGGCGGGAAGCGCTGCGCTGCTGGAATATGCCGCCGTGTCGGTCTCCCAGTCGCTGGCGGACCGCATAAACGCCGGCGAAGATTAA
- a CDS encoding aminotransferase-like domain-containing protein, whose amino-acid sequence MKYDFSARAHTLMSSPLLSIRTQTRRGSVISLAEELPAEELFPLPLLAEAASTVISADAQALQYGDPEGYGPLREWLAEDWLNSKGVHISRDGVLLTTGSQQAVDLLSRVYIDPGDCVLVENPTSPGFLQALRMQGAVIIPVNGDREGLLPEDLREKIIKNRPKLLFAAPSFTNPSGILWSLKRRKEVLELCISHNVLILEDDSYGDLHFKNQDRSGRKYPSLYALEDAGESGHVLYIGSFSKTVAPALRTGWAAGSRELINVMAAAKGMADWQSSSLNQRLLYHLLHVSAFDLREHIALLNREYGTRLKLMAELLKRAAWKDSTYDLPSGGMFLWVSLPEGLDAGILLKNALRKGVVFLPGPLCTADDSGSRYIRLNFSHPGRDELLLGMNLMSEAVTEFTARS is encoded by the coding sequence ATGAAATACGATTTTTCCGCCCGGGCGCATACGCTGATGTCTTCGCCGCTGCTGAGCATCCGGACACAGACCCGCAGAGGTTCTGTGATTTCTCTGGCCGAAGAGCTGCCGGCGGAAGAACTGTTCCCGCTGCCATTGCTGGCCGAAGCGGCGTCTACCGTTATTTCGGCCGATGCACAGGCGCTTCAATACGGAGATCCCGAAGGATATGGGCCGCTAAGAGAATGGCTAGCAGAGGATTGGCTGAACAGCAAAGGAGTACATATTTCCCGGGACGGCGTTCTGCTGACAACGGGCAGCCAGCAGGCGGTAGATCTTCTGTCCCGGGTATACATTGATCCGGGCGACTGCGTGCTTGTGGAAAATCCCACTTCTCCCGGTTTCCTACAGGCGCTGCGGATGCAGGGAGCGGTCATTATTCCGGTCAATGGCGACCGCGAGGGACTGCTGCCGGAGGATTTGCGGGAGAAGATTATTAAGAACCGTCCCAAATTGCTGTTTGCCGCACCGAGTTTTACGAATCCGAGCGGCATCCTCTGGAGTCTGAAGCGCCGCAAAGAAGTGCTTGAGCTGTGCATTTCGCATAATGTGCTCATTTTGGAAGATGATTCTTATGGAGATCTGCATTTCAAGAACCAGGATCGGAGCGGTCGTAAATATCCTTCTCTATATGCCCTGGAAGACGCGGGTGAGAGCGGACATGTGCTGTACATCGGTTCTTTCAGCAAGACGGTGGCGCCAGCGCTTCGGACGGGCTGGGCGGCGGGCAGCCGTGAGCTGATCAATGTAATGGCGGCCGCAAAGGGAATGGCGGATTGGCAGTCCAGTTCGCTGAACCAGCGTTTACTGTACCATCTGCTGCATGTGTCCGCGTTCGATCTGCGCGAGCATATTGCGCTGCTGAACCGCGAATACGGCACAAGGCTGAAGCTGATGGCAGAGCTGCTCAAGCGCGCCGCCTGGAAGGACAGCACTTACGATCTTCCTTCCGGCGGCATGTTCCTGTGGGTTTCGCTGCCGGAAGGACTGGATGCCGGAATTTTGCTGAAGAACGCCCTCCGCAAGGGCGTCGTCTTCCTGCCGGGGCCGCTCTGTACGGCCGACGACAGCGGGAGCCGTTATATCCGTCTTAATTTTAGCCATCCCGGCCGCGACGAGCTGCTGCTTGGGATGAATTTGATGAGTGAAGCCGTAACGGAATTTACGGCCCGCAGTTAA